The Cervus elaphus chromosome 22, mCerEla1.1, whole genome shotgun sequence genome has a window encoding:
- the RAD52 gene encoding DNA repair protein RAD52 homolog isoform X3 has product MSGTEEAVLGGRGSQPAGGSPVLCFGQYQYTVEEHQAIQNALRQRLGPEYISSRIAGGGQKVCYIEGHRVINLANEMFGYNGWAHSITQQNVDFVDLNNGKFYVGVCAFVRVQLKDGSYHEDVGYGVSEGLKSKALSLEKARKEAVTDGLKRALRSFGNALGNCILDKDYLRSLNKLPCQPPLEVDLTNAKRQDFEPSVEQARYSSCQQNVTLEPPKAREVTSPCRLSHSAGPHGVTQGEKESSSRSLAPGTTESEATLQRKLRQKQLQQQFREQMERQQQAATSALSAGRTDQAATGASCQAQPPQDPLTFGATHPERPAPRQS; this is encoded by the exons ATGTCCGGGACTGAGGAAGCAGTCCTTGGAGGCCGTGGCAGCCAGCCTGCTGGGGGCAGCCCCGTGCTATGCTTTGGTCAG TACCAGTACACAGTGGAAGAACACCAGGCCATCCAGAACGCCCTGAGGCAGAGGCTGGGCCCAGAGTACATCAGTAGCCGCATAGCTGGAGGAGGCCAGAAG gtGTGTTACATTGAGGGTCACAGGGTCATTAatctggccaatgagatgttCGGCTACAATGGCTGGGCGCATTCCATCACCCAGCAGAACGTGG ATTTTGTTGACCTTAACAATGGCAAGTTCTACGTGGGCGTCTGTGCGTTTGTGCGAGTCCAGCTGAAG GACGGCTCGTATCATGAAGATGTGGGCTACGGTGTCAGCGAGGGCCTCAAGTCAAAAGCCTTGTCCTTGGAAAAGGCCAGGAAGGAGGCAGTAACAGATGGGCTGAAGCGGGCGCTGAG AAGTTTTGGGAACGCACTTGGAAACTGTATTCTGGACAAAGACTATCTGAGGTCACTGAACAAGCTTCCATGCCAG CCGCCTCTTGAAGTGGATTTAACTAATGCAAAGAGACAAGATTTTGAACCATCTGTTGAACAAGCCAGATACAGCAGCTGCCAGCAGAATGTGACTCTGGAACCCCCTAAAGCCCGGGAGGTGACCTCACCGTGCAGACTGAGCCACTCAGCTGGCCCCCACGGTGTGACGCAGGGGGAGAAGGAGAGCAGCTCCCG AAGCCTGGCCCCCGGCACCACGGAGAGCGAAGCCACGCTCCAGCGGAAGCTCCGGCagaagcagctgcagcagcagttcCGGGAACAGATGGAGAGACAGCAGCAGGCTGCCACCTCTGCCCTGTCCGCCGGAAGGACGGACCAGG CCGCCACCGGTGCCTCCTGCCAAGCCCAGCCTCCCCAGGACCCGCTCACCTTCGGAGCCACTCACCCAGAGAGACCTGCTCCCAG ACAGTCTTGA
- the RAD52 gene encoding DNA repair protein RAD52 homolog isoform X1, which produces MSGTEEAVLGGRGSQPAGGSPVLCFGQYQYTVEEHQAIQNALRQRLGPEYISSRIAGGGQKVCYIEGHRVINLANEMFGYNGWAHSITQQNVDFVDLNNGKFYVGVCAFVRVQLKDGSYHEDVGYGVSEGLKSKALSLEKARKEAVTDGLKRALRSFGNALGNCILDKDYLRSLNKLPCQPPLEVDLTNAKRQDFEPSVEQARYSSCQQNVTLEPPKAREVTSPCRLSHSAGPHGVTQGEKESSSRSLAPGTTESEATLQRKLRQKQLQQQFREQMERQQQAATSALSAGRTDQAQPPPVPPAKPSLPRTRSPSEPLTQRDLLPDSLEMWDMAMDAEDSVLKPLLKPEPLQTPTISVLKNHMETQNRIPQSLCHQTPQAQSGPWHLQTSSLKQHATGDCDSSRKNQDMKKRKLDPP; this is translated from the exons ATGTCCGGGACTGAGGAAGCAGTCCTTGGAGGCCGTGGCAGCCAGCCTGCTGGGGGCAGCCCCGTGCTATGCTTTGGTCAG TACCAGTACACAGTGGAAGAACACCAGGCCATCCAGAACGCCCTGAGGCAGAGGCTGGGCCCAGAGTACATCAGTAGCCGCATAGCTGGAGGAGGCCAGAAG gtGTGTTACATTGAGGGTCACAGGGTCATTAatctggccaatgagatgttCGGCTACAATGGCTGGGCGCATTCCATCACCCAGCAGAACGTGG ATTTTGTTGACCTTAACAATGGCAAGTTCTACGTGGGCGTCTGTGCGTTTGTGCGAGTCCAGCTGAAG GACGGCTCGTATCATGAAGATGTGGGCTACGGTGTCAGCGAGGGCCTCAAGTCAAAAGCCTTGTCCTTGGAAAAGGCCAGGAAGGAGGCAGTAACAGATGGGCTGAAGCGGGCGCTGAG AAGTTTTGGGAACGCACTTGGAAACTGTATTCTGGACAAAGACTATCTGAGGTCACTGAACAAGCTTCCATGCCAG CCGCCTCTTGAAGTGGATTTAACTAATGCAAAGAGACAAGATTTTGAACCATCTGTTGAACAAGCCAGATACAGCAGCTGCCAGCAGAATGTGACTCTGGAACCCCCTAAAGCCCGGGAGGTGACCTCACCGTGCAGACTGAGCCACTCAGCTGGCCCCCACGGTGTGACGCAGGGGGAGAAGGAGAGCAGCTCCCG AAGCCTGGCCCCCGGCACCACGGAGAGCGAAGCCACGCTCCAGCGGAAGCTCCGGCagaagcagctgcagcagcagttcCGGGAACAGATGGAGAGACAGCAGCAGGCTGCCACCTCTGCCCTGTCCGCCGGAAGGACGGACCAGG CGCAGCCGCCACCGGTGCCTCCTGCCAAGCCCAGCCTCCCCAGGACCCGCTCACCTTCGGAGCCACTCACCCAGAGAGACCTGCTCCCAG ACAGTCTTGAAATGTGGGACATGGCTATGGATGCAGAGGACAGCGTGCTCAAGCCCTTGTTGAAACCAGAACCACTGCAGACCCCTACCATCTCGGTCCTGAAGAACCACATGGAGACCCAGAACAGGATTCCACAAAGCCTCTGCCACCAGACTCCACAGGCACAGTCTGGACCCTGGCACCTCCAAACTTCCAGCCTTAAACAACACGCCACAG GGGACTGTGATTCCTCTAGGAAGAATCAGGACATGAAGAAGAGGAAACTGGATCCACCTTAA
- the RAD52 gene encoding DNA repair protein RAD52 homolog isoform X2: MSGTEEAVLGGRGSQPAGGSPVLCFGQYQYTVEEHQAIQNALRQRLGPEYISSRIAGGGQKVCYIEGHRVINLANEMFGYNGWAHSITQQNVDFVDLNNGKFYVGVCAFVRVQLKPPLEVDLTNAKRQDFEPSVEQARYSSCQQNVTLEPPKAREVTSPCRLSHSAGPHGVTQGEKESSSRSLAPGTTESEATLQRKLRQKQLQQQFREQMERQQQAATSALSAGRTDQAQPPPVPPAKPSLPRTRSPSEPLTQRDLLPDSLEMWDMAMDAEDSVLKPLLKPEPLQTPTISVLKNHMETQNRIPQSLCHQTPQAQSGPWHLQTSSLKQHATGDCDSSRKNQDMKKRKLDPP, translated from the exons ATGTCCGGGACTGAGGAAGCAGTCCTTGGAGGCCGTGGCAGCCAGCCTGCTGGGGGCAGCCCCGTGCTATGCTTTGGTCAG TACCAGTACACAGTGGAAGAACACCAGGCCATCCAGAACGCCCTGAGGCAGAGGCTGGGCCCAGAGTACATCAGTAGCCGCATAGCTGGAGGAGGCCAGAAG gtGTGTTACATTGAGGGTCACAGGGTCATTAatctggccaatgagatgttCGGCTACAATGGCTGGGCGCATTCCATCACCCAGCAGAACGTGG ATTTTGTTGACCTTAACAATGGCAAGTTCTACGTGGGCGTCTGTGCGTTTGTGCGAGTCCAGCTGAAG CCGCCTCTTGAAGTGGATTTAACTAATGCAAAGAGACAAGATTTTGAACCATCTGTTGAACAAGCCAGATACAGCAGCTGCCAGCAGAATGTGACTCTGGAACCCCCTAAAGCCCGGGAGGTGACCTCACCGTGCAGACTGAGCCACTCAGCTGGCCCCCACGGTGTGACGCAGGGGGAGAAGGAGAGCAGCTCCCG AAGCCTGGCCCCCGGCACCACGGAGAGCGAAGCCACGCTCCAGCGGAAGCTCCGGCagaagcagctgcagcagcagttcCGGGAACAGATGGAGAGACAGCAGCAGGCTGCCACCTCTGCCCTGTCCGCCGGAAGGACGGACCAGG CGCAGCCGCCACCGGTGCCTCCTGCCAAGCCCAGCCTCCCCAGGACCCGCTCACCTTCGGAGCCACTCACCCAGAGAGACCTGCTCCCAG ACAGTCTTGAAATGTGGGACATGGCTATGGATGCAGAGGACAGCGTGCTCAAGCCCTTGTTGAAACCAGAACCACTGCAGACCCCTACCATCTCGGTCCTGAAGAACCACATGGAGACCCAGAACAGGATTCCACAAAGCCTCTGCCACCAGACTCCACAGGCACAGTCTGGACCCTGGCACCTCCAAACTTCCAGCCTTAAACAACACGCCACAG GGGACTGTGATTCCTCTAGGAAGAATCAGGACATGAAGAAGAGGAAACTGGATCCACCTTAA